The following coding sequences are from one Vicia villosa cultivar HV-30 ecotype Madison, WI unplaced genomic scaffold, Vvil1.0 ctg.000556F_1_1, whole genome shotgun sequence window:
- the LOC131629324 gene encoding uncharacterized protein LOC131629324 — protein sequence MDESVFGIEFKSHITIDDLQEIFDQDQLGVSNMQSYIRLLYDRVLRGTALSNRFRFVSSAHCSGMEIVSDPESVRQRLVDRFMSTGNTECLHLWAYNTRPVGAHWLLLAINPIREVVYYLNSVKGEWTNYPAMKEIVDLSIQVFRSQRDAQVSRTKSNNITWIEVQCPIQRNSSDCGYFVLRFMKEIIQANQLEIPPTYLDEFRAAGYSKLKLEEIKEELCQFYIKQFFMQI from the exons atggatgaaagtgtcttcggtattgagttcaagtcacatattacaattgacgacttgcaagagatttttgaccaggatcaactaggcgtcagtaatatgcaatcatacatccg gttgttgtatgacagagtgttgcgcgggactgcattgtctaacagattccggttcgtgtcttccgcccattgcagcggaatggaaattgtttcggatccggaatctgttagacagcgcttagtcgatagattcatgtccaccggcaatacagaatgtctgcatctttgggcgtataatacccgaccagtagg agcacactggttgctgcttgctatcaacccgataagggaagtcgtgtattatctgaattcggtaaagggtgaatggaccaattatccggccatgaaggaaatcgttgattt atcaatacaagtattccgtagtcaacgggacgcacaggtatcccggactaaatcaaacaacatcacctggatcgaagtgcag tgtccgatacagcgtaacagttcagactgcggatactttgtattgaggtttatgaaagaaatcattcaggcgaatcaattagagattcctcccacg taccttgacgaattccgtgctgctgggtactcgaagctaaagttagaagaaatcaaagaggaattgtgtcaattttatattaagcaatttttcatgcagatttga